From a single Brassica napus cultivar Da-Ae chromosome C9, Da-Ae, whole genome shotgun sequence genomic region:
- the LOC106447650 gene encoding ER membrane protein complex subunit 8/9 homolog produces MGSNGELKYEISQNAYIKLVLHSLRHKTAAVNGVLVGRISPKDEGLVEISDSVPLFHSNLALLPPLEISLIMIEEHYVAQGLSIVGYFHANERFDDVELCGVAKNIGDHISRYFPPAPILLLNNKKLEALSKGKDRSPVMQLCVKDGSKNWRVVGTDGGSKLLLKEPSANVVLSDYISSEKWKDVTDVDDHLDDITKDWLNPGLFN; encoded by the exons ATGGGAAGTAACGGGGAATTGAAGTATGAGATCTCACAGAACGCTTACATCAAACTCGTTCTCCACTCGCTGCGTCACAAGACGGCGGCGGTCAACGGAGTCCTCGTCGGTCGAATCAGCCCTAAGGACGAAGGCCTCGTGGAGATCTCCGATTCAGTGCCGCTCTTTCACTCTAACCTCGCTCTCCTTCCTCCTCTCGAGATCTCCCTCATCATG ATAGAGGAGCATTACGTGGCTCAAGGTTTGAGTATTGTTGGCTACTTTCACGCCAACGAGAGGTTCGATGACGTGGAGCTCTGTGGTGTGGCTAAGAACATTGGTGATCACATCTCTCGCTATTTCCCTCCTGCACCTATTCTCTTG TTGAACAACAAAAAGCTTGAAGCCTTATCAAAGGGTAAAGATCGAAGCCCTGTGATGCAG CTTTGTGTGAAAGATGGATCCAAGAACTGGAGAGTGGTTGGAACAGATGGAGGAAGCAAGCTACTCTTGAAAGAGCCTTCGGCCAATGTAGTTTTGTCAGATTACATTTCATCTGAGAAATGGAAGGACGTCACAGATGTTGATGATCATCTTGATGATATCACCAA GGACTGGTTAAACCCTGGACTTTTCAACTGA